The Toxorhynchites rutilus septentrionalis strain SRP chromosome 3, ASM2978413v1, whole genome shotgun sequence genome includes a region encoding these proteins:
- the LOC129773001 gene encoding uncharacterized protein LOC129773001 — MSLHSVNINDILPYVALTTIFDKLTVKDHMAIMTTCKYWYEILNEGRFLRQRRFKLYMKTLCDGGGDGGVGLWNVEQMQRYRAFLISDTYPTSILGYVPTEQKPEFFKALRAFLSREEVMANVEDLFFRMDQYSLCDVFDNTKSWHFPRLRRIIYHASLWFNSNDNIKIKAPNLRQLEIVDPKMTLTPLVRIYSRQIRELDMKFQDQEILFKAIDNDTLINLHSLTLNTATGNHLPKVFQTYDFSANQKTIFARLKYLKICDDDSLFFAIYEDIFHYVLNLETLIIIGKDMSAGSFNAISNITKLKKLCLMVNILGYYDVNKLYLPKLERLTTYIGSFAPLGSVPMLRWLCIKSHCWIRPKIMPVKGDALQTSLHLISQQLEVLRLSRVDVDPTLLDLIRGLTNLRALEMRFVKVHDSDVMEILHKLPALQVFSMSWCNLVKYPEHQYDWHWKQTMYLEDEEKRDFFETLKLDLPDVSIKEIETNWNCTG; from the exons ATGTCGCTACATTCTGTGAACATTAACGACATACTGCCATATGTAGCGTTGACTACAATTTTCGATAAGTTAACAGTCAAAGATCACATGGCAATTATGACCACTTGCAAATATTGGTACGAAATTCTAAATGAAGGACGATTCCTCCGGCAACGCCGCTTTAAGCTCTACATGAAAACCCTTTGCGACGGTGGTGGTGATGGTGGCGTCGGTTTGTGGAACGTCGAACAGATGCAACGGTACCGGGCCTTCTTGATTTCGGATACATACCCAACCAGTATTTTGGGATACGTGCCGACGGAGCAGAAGCCAGAGTTTTTCAAAGCGTTGCGAGCTTTTCTATCTAGGGAAGAAGTGATGGCCAATGTTGAGGACCTGTTTTTTAGAATGGACCAATACTCACTTTGCGATGTATTTGACAATACAAAATCTTGGCATTTTCCAAGGCTGAGAAGAATTATCTATCACGCTTCATTGTGGTTTAATAGCAAtgacaacatcaaaataaaagctCCGAACCTTAGACAGCTGGAGATTGTAGACCCGAAAATGACACTAACTCCGTTGGTGAGAATATACAGCCGTCAGATCCGAGAGCTCGATATGAAGTTTCAGGATCAGGAAATCCTGTTCAAAGCAATCGATAACGATACATTGATTAATCTGCACAGCTTAACGCTAAACACTGCCACTGGAAACCATCTCCCTAAAGTATTCCAAACGTATGATTTCAGCGCCAATCAGAAGACAATATTTGCTCGGTTGAAGTATCTGAAAATATGCGACGACGATAGCCTATTTTTCGCGATTTATGAGGATATTTTCCACTATGTTTTGAACTTGGAAACGTTGATCATCATTGGCAAGGACATGAGTGCGGGTTCGTTCAACGCGATAAGTAACATCACAAAGCTGAAGAAACTATGCTTAATGGTTAACATACTCGGATACTACGACGTGAATAAATTATATCTTCCGAAACTCGAGAGGCTAACAACGTACATTGGTTCATTCGCACCGCTGGGAAGTGTTCCGATGTTGAGATGGTTATGCATCAAGAGTCACTGCTGGATCAGGCCGAAAATTATGCCCGTCAAGGGGGATGCCTTGCAAACATCTCTACACCTTATCAGTCAGCAGCTGGAGGTACTGCGTCTCAGCCGAGTGGATGTGGACCCTACACTTCTCGATTTGATACGGGGTTTGACAAATCTGAGGGCATTGGAAATGAGATTCGTTAAGGTG CACGATTCCGATGTAATGGAGATTCTCCACAAGCTACCCGCGTTGCAGGTTTTTTCCATGAGTTGGTGTAATCTGGTGAAGTATCCCGAGCATCAGTACGACTGGCACTGGAAGCAAACTATGTACCTAGAGGACGAAGAAAAGAGAGACTTCTTCGAGACGCTGAAACTTGATCTCCCGGACGTATCTATCAAAGAAATTGAAACCAACTGGAATTGCACTGGGTAG